TTTAAGGTGTTTTTCAATTACGGGTGGGTGTTTTAGGGTGAGAAAGAAATTGATAAAAATAATATTTTTTTAAATAAAAGCCTTATTTTTGTCTTTTTTTCGTATAATAAGATTTAAGTTAGTATGATAGTGGTGCGTTAAGATTTTTCAATCTTGTGCGATAAAATCAACGCTTCTTAATAAGCTCATAGTTTTAAACATTCAAAATAGTATAAATAAGGAAAGTCATGTATGCGGCTCATCCTATTAAACCCCTAAAAGCCCCTAAACTCAAATCTCAATTTTTAAGGCGTGTGTTTGTGGGTGCGTCTATTAGGCGCTGGAATGACCAAGCATGCCCTTTGGAATTTGTGGAATTAGACAAACAAGCCCATAAAGCGATGATTGCGTATCTGCTCGCTAAAGATTTAAAAGATGGGGGTCATGACTTAGATTTAGATCTTTTGATTAAGTTCTTTTGCTTTGAATTTTTGGAGCGCTTGGTTTTAACCGATATTAAACCCCCTATTTTTTACGCCCTCCAACAAACGCATAGTAAAGAGTTAGCTTCCTATGTCGCGCAAAGTTTGCAAGATGAAATCAGCGCGTATTTTTCTTTAGAGGAACTCAAAGAGTATTTAAGCCACAGACCCCAAATTTTAGAAACTCAAATTTTAGAAAGTGCGCATTTTTATGCGTCTAAGTGGGAGTTTGATATTATTTATCATTTTAACCCCAACATGTATGGCGTGAAAGAAATTAAAGATAAAATTGACAAGCAACTCCACAATAACGAGCATTTGTTTGAAGGGCTTTTTGGGGAAAAAGAAGATCTGAAAAAATTGGTGAGCATGTTTGGGCAGTTGCGTTTCCAAAAGCGCTGGAGTCAGACCCCAAGAGTGCCGCAAACCAGTGTCTTAGGGCATACCTTATGCGTGGCGCTTATGGGGTATTTGTTGAGCTTTGATTTAAAAGCTTGTAAAAGCATGCGGATCAATCATTTTTTGGGCGGGCTTTTCCATGATTTGCCCGAGATTTTAACCCGAGACATTATCACGCCCATCAAACAAAGCGTTGCAGGGCTTGATCATTGCATTAAAGAGATTGAAAAAAAGGAAATGCAAAACAAAGTCTATTCCTTTGTGTCTCTGGGCGTTCAAGAAGATTTGAAATATTTCACCGAAAACGAGTTTAAAAACCGCTACAAAGACAAGTCTAACAAAATCGTTTTCACTAAAGACGCTGAAGAATTATTCACGCTTTATAACAGCGATGAATATCTTGGGGTTTGTGGGGAGCTTTTAAAGGTGTGCGATCATTTGAGCGCGTTTTTAGAAGCTCAAATCTCTCTTTCTCATGGCATTTCTAGCTACGATTTAATCCAAGGAGCTAAAAACCTTTTAGAATTGCGATCCCAAACGGAATTGCTTGATTTAGACTTAGGAAAGTTGTTTAGGGATTTCAAATGATGAACTATAAAGAATTACTAGAATTTAACGATTACGCTATGGATTTGACTATTCGCATGGCTCATCATAGCACCGCTATTGAAAACAATCCTTTGAGCCTTGCTGAAACCATAAGTATTTTAACCACCGAATACATTCCTAGAGAAATGCCCCAAAGAGCTTTCTTTGAAGTGAAAAACTATCAAAACATGCTCTTCTTTCTGTTAGAAAACCTGAATAAAGGACAAAGCGTTGATAGTTTTTTTATAAGAGAGTTGCATGGGATTTTAATGAATTTTTTACTCCCTAATAAGGGGGCTTTCAAAACGACTGATAATACCATTTTAGGAGCTAGTTCTGAAATGACCCCCATTTTCAAGCGTCTATGGCTATGAAAGAATGGTGCTATAATCTCAATCATAAGATGAAGACCTTACAAGATAAAGAAGAAAAACTAAAAGCCATTTTAGAACAACACATTTTGTTTGAAAGGATACACCCTTTTAGGATGGTAATAGTAGGGTGGGCAGAATGCTAATCTTTTATAGCGCTTTAGAGCAAAACTTAATACCATTTGTGATCACTAAAGAGCAAAAAGAGGCTTACATTAAGGCTTTAGACACGCACAATACAGAAAGCTTATACCAACTCGCTAAAGTATCCCAAGAGTTTGAATTCACACGCATACAAGGGCAAATGATACTCAATAAGAATAAGCCCTAAAATCATGGTTTTCAAGCGCGCATCAAATAGAGCCTTTTCCTTTCGCTTGAAGAAGCGATGTTGAGCAGTTGGCGGTATTTGGTGATCGTTCTTCTTACCATTTTCAAATGGAATTTTTCTTCAATGAGTTCTAAAATCTTAGCGTCGCTCAAAGGCTCTTTTTTGTCTTCATTTTTAATCAATTCTAAAAGATAGTCTTTAATCACAGCGTTTGAAGTCTCGCTATTGTCTAAGGCGATGCTAAAGAAATGCTTAATGGGGAAAACCCCCCTTTCGCATGCCAAATATTTATTAGAAATGGCCCTTGAAATCGTGCTTACAGAGTGGTTAAATTCATTGGCTAAATCCAATAATTTTAAAGGGCGTAATTCCTTGCCCTTAAAAAAATCGTATTGATATTCTAAAAGCATCAGGCCGATTTTATAAATCGTGGCTTTTCGTAAATTTAGTGCATCAATCAAATCTTTGGCTTCTTTTAATTTTTCTTTTAAATAATCGCTATCCTTAAAGCGATTTTCTTCTAAACTGATTGTTGGGTAGCTCTCATCGTTCAAACGCACAATCATTTCATTATCCACTTCTAAAATAAAAAGCTCAGGAATGACTTCTATTTCTTTTTCTAAAAACTCAATGGCTGGGGGGTTTTTAAAGGATTTTAAAATCTTTAAAGCCTTTTCATAATAAAAATCTTTAGAAAATTCATGGTGTTTTTCTAAATTTAAAATGATTTTTCGCGTTTCTTCATAAAGCTCGTTATTGTCCAATTCCCTACCCTCTAACTGGAATAAAAAGCCCTCTTTCATGTCTTTAGCGCCAATGCCAGCGGGATTAAGGTAACTAAAACGCTTGCGCACTTTTTCATAAACTTCGCTCTCTACCCCTAAAATCTTAGCCCTTTCTTCAACGCTTTCTTCAAAATACCCTTCACTATCCAGCCCGCTGATAATATCCATAGCGATTTTTTGAGAGGTTTCAGTGGGAAAGAGAGGGGGAATGATTTGAGATTCTAAAGTTTCAAAAAGGCTTTTAGATGCGATTGTAAAATTTTCTAAATGATCGCTGCTCTTTTTAGCGCTAAAACGATCGCTAAAATTTTTAATGCGTTTGTTTTCAATTTTGATTAAAAGGTTATCTAAAGCGTTTTGTTTCAACACTTCTTCTAAATCTTCAAGCTCGCTTTGTAAAATGGGGAGCCACCCTTTTAAAGTAGCGTTTAATTTGTTTTTAGGGCTAAGGTTTGCGCGTAAGATCGCCATGTCTATACCTTAAAATTTTCCCCTAAATAATACTTACGCACCAAAGCGTTTTCATAAATTTCATTAGCGTTCCCACTCGCCAAAAGCGTGCCGCTTTTAATCACATACGCCCTATGGCACACGCTCAAAGTCTCTCGCACATTGTGATCAGTGATCAACACACCAATGTTTAATTCTATCAAGCTTTCAATGATTTTTTGAATGTCAATCACCGCGATCGGATCCACGCCCGCAAAAGGCTCATCTAACAGCACGAATTTAGGGTTTTTCATTAAAGCCCTAGCGATTTCTACGCGCCTTCTTTCTCCCCCACTCAAGCTCATGCCCTTGCGCTCTCTTATGGCTTGGATATTAAAAGCGTCTAGCAAGCTTTCCATTTTTTCTTCGCTCTCTTTAGAGTTTTTAAAAGTGCTCTCTCCTGCTAGGGCCAGATTCTCTTCCACGCTCAATTCTTTAAAAATGCTAGATTCTTGGGGCAAGTAACCTATGCCTAAATTAGAACGCTTGTGTAAAGGGTATTTAGCTAAATTCACATCGTTTAAATAAACGCTCCCCCCACTAGGCTCTAAAAGCCCACATATCATATAAAAGGTGGTGGTTTTACCCGCCCCATTAGGCCCTAAAAGCCCCACCACTTCGCCGCTTTTCACTTCTAAAGAAACATCTGAAACGATTTTGGTTTTTTTAATCTGTTTGTTTAAATGCTCTGCTTTTAAAATATCCATTCAAGAGACCCTTTAAGCGATCTTTATCGTATAAAAACGGCTAGTTGGTTCGGTTTTGATTTCCACAACCTTAATAGCTAAATCGTATTTTTTTAAAATTTTTTCTAATTTTTCATCGCCCCATTCCACAAAATGGATCCCCTTTTCTAACAAACACTCCAACATGCCAAGCTCCAAGCAAGCCTTTAAATCGCGCATGTAAAAATCGTAATGGAACACGCTCTCGCTATAAGCATGCATCAAGCTAAAGGTTGGGGAAGTCGCTTGAATGTCTAAACCCAAATGTTTCAAGCACGCTTGAACTAAGGTCGTTTTACCGCTCCCCACAACGCCTTTTAAAAGCACCACCCCCTTAAAATCATCTTTTAAAATTGCAGCCGCCACTTTGTCTAGCTCGTCTAAATTCGCTCTCATAACAATTCCACGCTTTTGATTTCAAACTCACTCTTAATCTCTTCAATGAGGTTAGAATGGTTAGCCATAAATTCTTGCAAGGCTGTAGGGGCTTCTTTGGGTTGGATTTCTTGAACCTCTTTAGTATCGTTTTCTTGAACCTCTTTTTCTTTAATCTCGTTTTTTTGAACCTCTTTTTCTTTCGTTTCAGCCGTCGTTTCGGTGGTTGGTTTGGGTGAGATTTTTTCCCTTAAAGAAGAGATTTTAAATTCTTTTACCTCTTCTAATGGAGTGCTTTTATTTTCCAAATGATGTTTTAAAGCGATTTTGATATTTTCGCCCTTGCCAAAAACCCCATCAACGATACTTTTTACGATTTTAAATCGTTCTCTTAAAAGCTCTTTATCCTTATCAGCGGCTAAAGACTCCCAAGTCAAGGTTTTAGTCTGGCTGTCAAAATCAATGAAACGGATATTTTTTTCAAACACCGCCCCTAACTCGTAATTGCGCTCATAAACCAATGTTTGAACTTGTTTGAAAAGGTTGTGAAAAATGCGATCTTTAGCTGAAAGCATGGGAGTTTGCGGGGTTTCTGCGTTCTCTTTTTTTCTGTGTTCTCTTTTTTTTCTGTGTTCTCTATTTGTTCTCTTTGTTCTCTTTGTTCTCTTTGTTCTATATTTTTAAATTCTTGTTTAGGGGCGTTAGCGTTTTGGTTTAAGGGCTGAAAAGCACTTTCTTTGGTTTGCTCTAATTCCAAAATCGCATCGTCTAGGGCTTTGAGTTTCAAAGCTTCTTTGAATTTCATTTTCAATAACAACAGCACAAAACTAGCATTTGCCCCTTCTTTTAAAAGGCTGAGACTGCTCATAATGATTTTAAAAAAGCGCTCTATCAAAAGAATGGAATAAGTATCAGGGCTTAATAATTTCGCTTTCAAAAAAAGCATCATTTCTTCTAAAACGCCCTCGGTTTCATAATTTTCTAAAATGGCATAACGCTCTTGCAATCGCGCTTCATCTTGGTTGATTAGGCTTTGGAAAAAATCTTCTAAAACGCTTCGGTCAATCGCTCCTAACATTTCAGCCACTTTGCTTTCTGTGATAGCGTTATCGCAATAATTGATGGCTTGCTCTAAAAGAGTGATCGTGTCCCTCAAACTCCCTTGTCCGCTGTGAGCCAGTTTTTCTAACGCGCTGTTTTCATAGCTCACTTGTTCTTTTTCTAAAATGGTTTTCAAATGAGAAATAACAGAATTTTCAGGGATTTTTTTAAACCTGAAATGCTGGGTGCGGCTGAGTATGGTAGCGGGCAATTTCAAGGCGTCTGTTGTCGCTAAAAGGAATTTCACATGGCTAGGAGGCTCTTCTAAAGTCTTTAAAAGCGCGTTAAACGCTTCAGTGGTGAACATATGCACTTCATCAATGATAAAGATTTTATAACGCCCAAAGCTTGGTTTGTAGCGCGTTTGCTCTATGAGGTTACGGACATCATCAATCCCCCTATTAGACGCCCCATCCATTTCTATAATATCTATATGGTGGTTGTTTAAAGCGCTCTGGCATTGGATGCAAGTATCGCAAGGCACAGCTTTTGGCCCTTCTTCACACATCAAAGCCCTAGCAAAAATCCTAGAAGAGCTGGTTTTGCCTGAACCTCTTAACCCGCTGAATAAATAAGCGTTAGCCAAACGCTGGTTGTCTAGGGCTAAAGAAAGCGTTTTAGCTACGCTCTCTTGACCGACTAGCTCGCTAAAATGTTTGGGGCGGTATTTTAACGCTAAAACTTGCATATTGATTGTAATCCTTAAAACTCATTTAGGAGTATTGTAATGCAAAATGACTTAAAACTAGTCCCTTTTTAGGTTTTGCTCAATAGTGCTAAAAAATCCCTGAATAAAGTAACGCTGAGCGTTCCCATGATAGCGGTTACAAAGAGATTCACCCCCATAAAAATTTTTTGGTTGTTTAAAAGTTTGGAGCCATAGCGTAAGGATAGGGTGCATAACAATAAAAGCCAAGAAAGAGCCGCTGATAAAGTGCCGGCTAAAAAGACAAATTTTTGCACTAAATCAAAAGACAAAGCGCTCGCGCCAATTAAAAACACCATTTCCAAATACACTTGAGGGTTGAGTAAGGTAACGCCTAAAGTGAATAATAAGGTCTTTTTTAAGGATAATTTTTTGGGGGTTTGGACTTGCTTTTTTTTAAAGGTTTGAAAAAGGGTTTTTAAAGCTAAAAAAGCGTAAAATCCGGTAAAAACTGCCCCAAATAAATTCAAAAACAAGCTCAAATAAAGGTTTTTAGCGAAATAAGCCCCCACGCCAAACACGCCCATGCTCATCAACACAATATCGCACATAAAACACAGAGCGCAAATCAAAAACACATAATTCCTAGCCATGCCTCTTTCCACAATAAACAAGGATTGCGCCCCCACCGCCGCGCACAAAGAAATCGCTAAACCAAAACCTTCTATAAAAACCACAAACATCTTGCTTAAATCCTTTCACTCAAAATAAACCAAAAACTACCAACGCCATGCAAACCAATCATTCAAAATGGTATTTTAAAATTTTAGGGTTTAAAACGACCTTTATAAATAAAAGTTAAATGATGACACAATGGCTATATAAAATTAAAAACCCCATTTTTTAACGCTCTTAGAGGTGTTTGAGAATAAATTAAAATTAACATGGTAGAATTCCAAAATTTGCTGTCGTTGTGCGGCAAAAATTTAGACAACAAGGAATTGGGAATGAGAAGGAGTTTGGCTTTTTGCCTATCAGCTTTGCTTGGATTACAGGTTTTAGGCGCTAGAGACTTTTCGCAACTTAAAAACGAGGAGCTTTTAAAATTAGCAGGCACTCTGCCTTCTAATGAGGCGATTGATTATCGCATGGAAGTGTCTAAACGCCTTAAAGCTTTAAAAGCTGAAGACGCTAAGAAATTCCGCGCGAATTTCAGCCGGATCGCTAGGAAGAATCTTTCCAAAATGAGTGAAGAGGATTTCAAAAAAATGCGTGAAGAAGTGCGTAAAGAATTAGAAGAAAAAACCAAAGGTCTAAGTGCTGAAGAAATTAAGGCAAAAGGGCTTAATGTGAGCGTTTGTAGCGGTGATACGAGAAAAGTTTGGTGTAGGGCTGTTAAAAAAAAAGACGAACATTGCTCTCCTAAGTGAGATAAAATTTAATTTAAAAGGATAAAAAATGAAAAAAGCGTTGAAAATACTTTCTGTTAGCGCGTTGCTATTTGTGGCTTTGAACGCCAAAGATTTCAGCAAAACGAGCGATGAAGATTTGGCTAAAATGGCTGGCGTTGTCGCTCCGCAGGATATTGTGGATTACACAAAAGAGTTGAAAAAGCGCATGGAAAAGATGCCTGAAGACAAGAGAAAGGCGTTCCATAAACAATTGCATGAATACGCGACTAAAAACACAGACAACATGACCGTAGCGGATTTTGAAGCCCGCCAAAAAGCCGTTAAAGAAGCGCTTAAAAAAGGCAATATGGAAGACATGGATGATGATTTTGGGTTGAGATCATGCAAGCATGGAAAAAACATAAACACCATAAACATGGTGGTCATGATAAACATGGCAAAGGGCATGGCAAAGAACAAGGCAAAAAAGATCACGATCACAATGATCATGGCGAAAATGAGAAATAAAGCTTAAATTACACCCCTTTCTCTATCAAAGCTTCAAATTCTTTAAGCAGAAATCCTAAACGCTTTTAGCGTTTGGAATAAGTGCGTTCTATTAAGCGTTATCAAAATTCTGTTCCCATTAAACACTGATGATAAAATTCAAAAAATGGTTTCATTATTACAAAAATTAACACTCTAAAGATAAATAGTTAAAAAATAACCCAAAATCCTTTTTTTTTTTTTTTTGAAATCCAATAAATTTATGCTATAATTAAACGCATTGTAAATAAATTCTCATTTTGATACATTTTTACAATAAAACATTACTTTAAGGAACATCTTATGAAAAAAACGAAAAAAACGATTCTGCTTTCTCTAACTCTTGCGGCGTCACTCTTGCATGCTGAAGATAACGGCGTTTTTTTAAGCGTGGGTTATCAAATCGGTGAAGCGGTTCAAAAGGTGAAAAACGCCGACAAGGTGCAAAAGCTTTCAGACTCTTATGAAAAATTAAGCAGACTTTTAACCAACAATGATGGCTCAGGCTCAAAGACAAGCGCGCAAGCGATCAACCAAGCGGTTAATAATTTGAACGAACGCGCAAAAACTTTAGCCGGTGGGACAACCAATTCCCCTGCCTATCAAGCTACGCTTTTGGCGTTGAGATCGGTGTTAGGGCTATGGAATAGCATGGGTTATGCGGTCATATGCGGAGGTTATACCAAAAGTCCAGGCGAAAACAATCAAAAAAATTTCCACTACACCGATGAGAATGGCAACGGCACTACAATCAATTGCGGTGGGAGCACAAATAGTGATGGCACTCATAGTTTTAGTGGCACAAATACATTAAAAGCAGACAAAAATGTTTCTCTATCTATTGAGCAATATGAAAAAATCCATGAAGCTTATCAGATTCTTTCAAAAGCTTTAAAACAAGCTGGGCTTGCTCCTTTAAATAGCAAAGGGGAAAAATTAGAAGCGCATGTAACCACATCAAAGTATCAACAAGATAATCAAACTAAAACGACAACTTCTGTTATTGATACGACTAACGATGCGCAAAATCTTTTGACTCAAGCGCAAACGATTGTCAATACCCTTAAAGATTATTGCCCCATGTTGATAGCGAAATCTAGTAGTGGAAGTAGTGGCCAAGCTACTACAAACACCCCTTCATGGCAAACAACCGGTGGTGGCAAAGATTCATGCACGACTTTTGGTGCGGAGTTTAGTGCCGCTTCAGACATGATTAATAATGCGCAAAAAATCGTTCAAGAAACCCAACAACTCAGCGCCAACCAACCAAAAAATATCACACAACCTCATAATTTCAACCTTAACACCCCTAGCAGTCTTACAGCTTTAGCTCAAAAAATGCTTAAAAACGCGCAATCTCAAGCAGAAATTTTAAAGCTGGCCAATCAAGTGGAGAACGATTTTGACAAACTTTCTTCAGGCCATCTTAAAGACTACATAGGGAAATGCGATGCGAGCGCTATAAGCAGCGCGAATATGACAATGCAAAATCAAAAGAACAATTGGGGGAACGGGTGTGCTGGCGTGGAAGAAACTCAGTCTTTATTAAAAACAAGCGCCGCTGATTTTAACAACCAAACGCCTCAAATCAATCAAGCGCAAAACCTAGCCAACACCCTTATTCAAGAACTTGGCAACAACCCTTTTAGGAATATGGGCATGATCGCTTCTTCAACCACGAATAACGGCGCCTTGAATGGCTTTGGCGTGCAAGCGGGCTATAAGCAATTTTTTGGAGAAAAGAAAAGATGGGGGTTAAGGTATTATGGTTTCTTTGATTACAACCACGCCTATATCAAATCCAATTTCTTTAACTCGGCTTCTGATGTGTGGACTTATGGGGTGGGTAGTGATTTATTGTTTAATTTCATCAACGATAAAAACACCAACTTTTTAGGCAAGAATAACCAGATTTCAGTGGGGCTTTTTGGAGGCATCCAACTGGCAGGGACTTCATGGCTTAATTCTCAATTTGTGAATTTAAAAACCATCAGCAATGTCTATAGCGCTAAAGTGAATACGGCTAACTTCCAATTTTTATTCAATTTAGGCTTGAGAACCAATCTCGCTAGGCCTAAGAAAAAAGATAGCCATCATGCGGCTCAACATGGCATGGAATTGGGCGTGAAAATCCCTACCATTAACACGAATTACTATTCTTTTCTAGACACTAAACTAGAATATAGAAGGCTTTATAGCGTGTATCTCAATTATGTGTTTGCTTACTGAATGGTTTAAACCCTCTTTTTTAAGGGGGTTTAGAAAAATCGCAACATCAAAGCTTTTATCGTTGGTGATAAAATCTACAAAACTAACGGCGCGACAACAAACCCTAACGCCACGCTCAAAAACACGACTAAAACCCCAGGGATCAAAAACGCATGATCAAACACATAACGGCCCATTTTGGTGGTGCCGGTATGATCCATAGCGATCGCTCCTAGTAAAGTGGGGTAAGTGGGTAACACAAACAACGCCGAAACGCTCGCAAACGAAGCCACGATAATATACAAATGCTCGGTATGATTAGCGCTAATGCCTAAGGCGGTGATCACGCTTGGGATGAGCGCTTTAGAGGTGGCAGCCTGCGAATACAAAAGCATGGAAGCCAAAAAGAGCGCTACGGCTAATAAAAACGGGTAATCTGCGATCAAAAAAGAAGCGTATCG
This is a stretch of genomic DNA from Helicobacter pylori. It encodes these proteins:
- a CDS encoding HD family hydrolase produces the protein MYAAHPIKPLKAPKLKSQFLRRVFVGASIRRWNDQACPLEFVELDKQAHKAMIAYLLAKDLKDGGHDLDLDLLIKFFCFEFLERLVLTDIKPPIFYALQQTHSKELASYVAQSLQDEISAYFSLEELKEYLSHRPQILETQILESAHFYASKWEFDIIYHFNPNMYGVKEIKDKIDKQLHNNEHLFEGLFGEKEDLKKLVSMFGQLRFQKRWSQTPRVPQTSVLGHTLCVALMGYLLSFDLKACKSMRINHFLGGLFHDLPEILTRDIITPIKQSVAGLDHCIKEIEKKEMQNKVYSFVSLGVQEDLKYFTENEFKNRYKDKSNKIVFTKDAEELFTLYNSDEYLGVCGELLKVCDHLSAFLEAQISLSHGISSYDLIQGAKNLLELRSQTELLDLDLGKLFRDFK
- a CDS encoding Fic family protein is translated as MNYKELLEFNDYAMDLTIRMAHHSTAIENNPLSLAETISILTTEYIPREMPQRAFFEVKNYQNMLFFLLENLNKGQSVDSFFIRELHGILMNFLLPNKGAFKTTDNTILGASSEMTPIFKRLWL
- a CDS encoding RNA polymerase factor sigma-54; protein product: MAILRANLSPKNKLNATLKGWLPILQSELEDLEEVLKQNALDNLLIKIENKRIKNFSDRFSAKKSSDHLENFTIASKSLFETLESQIIPPLFPTETSQKIAMDIISGLDSEGYFEESVEERAKILGVESEVYEKVRKRFSYLNPAGIGAKDMKEGFLFQLEGRELDNNELYEETRKIILNLEKHHEFSKDFYYEKALKILKSFKNPPAIEFLEKEIEVIPELFILEVDNEMIVRLNDESYPTISLEENRFKDSDYLKEKLKEAKDLIDALNLRKATIYKIGLMLLEYQYDFFKGKELRPLKLLDLANEFNHSVSTISRAISNKYLACERGVFPIKHFFSIALDNSETSNAVIKDYLLELIKNEDKKEPLSDAKILELIEEKFHLKMVRRTITKYRQLLNIASSSERKRLYLMRA
- the lptB gene encoding LPS export ABC transporter ATP-binding protein is translated as MDILKAEHLNKQIKKTKIVSDVSLEVKSGEVVGLLGPNGAGKTTTFYMICGLLEPSGGSVYLNDVNLAKYPLHKRSNLGIGYLPQESSIFKELSVEENLALAGESTFKNSKESEEKMESLLDAFNIQAIRERKGMSLSGGERRRVEIARALMKNPKFVLLDEPFAGVDPIAVIDIQKIIESLIELNIGVLITDHNVRETLSVCHRAYVIKSGTLLASGNANEIYENALVRKYYLGENFKV
- the tsaE gene encoding tRNA (adenosine(37)-N6)-threonylcarbamoyltransferase complex ATPase subunit type 1 TsaE, with the translated sequence MRANLDELDKVAAAILKDDFKGVVLLKGVVGSGKTTLVQACLKHLGLDIQATSPTFSLMHAYSESVFHYDFYMRDLKACLELGMLECLLEKGIHFVEWGDEKLEKILKKYDLAIKVVEIKTEPTSRFYTIKIA
- a CDS encoding amino acid transporter, yielding MFVVFIEGFGLAISLCAAVGAQSLFIVERGMARNYVFLICALCFMCDIVLMSMGVFGVGAYFAKNLYLSLFLNLFGAVFTGFYAFLALKTLFQTFKKKQVQTPKKLSLKKTLLFTLGVTLLNPQVYLEMVFLIGASALSFDLVQKFVFLAGTLSAALSWLLLLCTLSLRYGSKLLNNQKIFMGVNLFVTAIMGTLSVTLFRDFLALLSKT
- a CDS encoding DUF1104 domain-containing protein, coding for MRRSLAFCLSALLGLQVLGARDFSQLKNEELLKLAGTLPSNEAIDYRMEVSKRLKALKAEDAKKFRANFSRIARKNLSKMSEEDFKKMREEVRKELEEKTKGLSAEEIKAKGLNVSVCSGDTRKVWCRAVKKKDEHCSPK
- a CDS encoding outer membrane protein, whose translation is MKKTKKTILLSLTLAASLLHAEDNGVFLSVGYQIGEAVQKVKNADKVQKLSDSYEKLSRLLTNNDGSGSKTSAQAINQAVNNLNERAKTLAGGTTNSPAYQATLLALRSVLGLWNSMGYAVICGGYTKSPGENNQKNFHYTDENGNGTTINCGGSTNSDGTHSFSGTNTLKADKNVSLSIEQYEKIHEAYQILSKALKQAGLAPLNSKGEKLEAHVTTSKYQQDNQTKTTTSVIDTTNDAQNLLTQAQTIVNTLKDYCPMLIAKSSSGSSGQATTNTPSWQTTGGGKDSCTTFGAEFSAASDMINNAQKIVQETQQLSANQPKNITQPHNFNLNTPSSLTALAQKMLKNAQSQAEILKLANQVENDFDKLSSGHLKDYIGKCDASAISSANMTMQNQKNNWGNGCAGVEETQSLLKTSAADFNNQTPQINQAQNLANTLIQELGNNPFRNMGMIASSTTNNGALNGFGVQAGYKQFFGEKKRWGLRYYGFFDYNHAYIKSNFFNSASDVWTYGVGSDLLFNFINDKNTNFLGKNNQISVGLFGGIQLAGTSWLNSQFVNLKTISNVYSAKVNTANFQFLFNLGLRTNLARPKKKDSHHAAQHGMELGVKIPTINTNYYSFLDTKLEYRRLYSVYLNYVFAY